In Chroicocephalus ridibundus chromosome 2, bChrRid1.1, whole genome shotgun sequence, the DNA window CCTGTTCTTTGATTCAGAAGCTTAAATACAGAACGATGTTCAAGACTCAGAATGATTTGGGgggtcttgattttttttaaattttttttttctttgtacatcTTAAAGTGCATTCTCTCTCTTATTTGTACTGCTAAGGAAAAACTTTTATATATGTATGCGTAAGAAGTGTTGTGGCTTAAATGAAGAGTTTACTGCTTATAAACATTGCAATtgaatacaaattatttttttatgtatctgttaaaatatatatgtctatatctGTTAAAAGTCTAAGCCACCCACAGAATTGGTGTTTCTGTACCCAATTACTGACCTTTTGAACAACAGATATTTATTTGATAAAATAGAGTTGCTTGTGTACTCAGTGTTGTTGTTctaattctttttaaagttactttattATTGGAAAAGGCAAAGTATAATCTAtgttagttgtttttttaaaagtttgcattttCTGCAAAGATTAGAATGAAGCCACGCTAAACTGTTGAAAAATCTGCGAGGATTTCAGAGTCATTGTCATGAAGACATAACTTAGATGAAGAAAATCCCGGACACGTCAGGTGGATTTTTAGAAAATGGTTAACTAATGTGCGCGGTAAATATTGTATGTAAGAGAATCAGAGGGAGGAGAACAGTCGTGACcatgagcaaaaagaaaaacgAGATTGGCTTTGTAGATGATGCAGAAGATAAGCGCTGGGAGGAAATGAAACCTCGCACGCTGCTGGTGGTGGATGGATGGGCGACGGTCACACGAAACTTGACTGCTCGCAGTGGGAAGTGTTGTGGCTTTAGACACATTGCTTGGCTGGTAATAacagcaaaaggcagaaaaagcaacagTGTTTTGGGGATAGACAGCAGCTTTTAACCCTGGAAAAATGTTGCACAAGCCCCCCCCCGTAATCTGCTTTGAAATTAAGACCCAAGATGAAATGGGGGATTCATGGGGAAAATTCAAGGCAAATGCCTCTGTAGGCATCAAAATCGGTGTCTGTGGAACAACCTGCTCCAGAGGCTCCGTGTGATGGTTCTTAGGATACTCCTCTGGCTTTTCAAAGGCTGCCTGAGCTCAGATTCTTATCACCATGCTGGAAACGTCAACTCAAGTACCTGTCCTTGCCTTTTAGCCATGAAATACAATATGCTCTTTGTTAAAAGAGGAGCTGATACTTTTTTAGTTATCTGTTTATAAAAGTTAGCAGCTGTGTTATACAGAGTTTCTTTTAATTGAATATTTATCTTTCATGTCTGGAGGTGCGGACAGGACAGTCAATGAGAAGCATGGATGAAAAGAAATAGCTCCTGTGTTGCGAAGCTGTTGGAACGGGAAAAGGCTGAGTAGGGACTGGCAGCATTTCTTCTgatatctaaattatttttatctctgcCAAACAATAACATAGCTTCTTTTCTAACACTGCTGCCCTCTCTGGATTGCTCTTTGCTTACcatattctttttctctgtataCCTGCACAATACGCGTCCGTGATGCTCATTGTGATACGGCAACAGAGAACTatgcaaataaacattttacaccaagtgaaatattttatttatgcctGAATGAACTTCCCCCCTTCAAATTTTCCTTATGACTACTCTATAAACTCAGAAAGGTGTGCACTGCATACACCTTTTATACTTCAGAGTTTCTTTTTTGTATGGTTGAATGTTTGTGAAGTTAACTTTGGTAATCATATGGCATTTGGTATTTTGAAATCCATTGAAACTCTCCCATCGGTACTTGCTGTTTATACTGGCCCTATGAATCTTTACGTTGATACCGTGTTCAAAACCGTGGGAAAGACCCAGATTAGACTGCAGTAAAAATGTATAATGCTGCGCTGGAAACTAATAAATCTGGCATTGCAGATGAACTGAGCAATCACCGAGCAGAAGCTTTTGAAACCAAGACAGTTACGTTTGCCTTGGGCATAGGACTGATCTTATGGAATTTTAAATGTGCCATCCGGAATGCAGTGCACACAGCTTTACAGAGAGCTAGCATGTACAAATTTAAGATCCTGTGGCCTCTTTGAAGAGTTCAAAAATCTTCCGTTTCACAGTATCAAAAGAACATGTGCTCATTGATCCAGTTTCTACTGcttaaaaactatttttcaacTTTGTTTATGCTGTGTCTCCGTTGTCTGCCTATACTTGTTTAGAAATACATAAGGtcagaaaattaaatgttaaattacaTGTCATAAACTTAACTATATTGATATGTATAAAGTGCTAAACATTCGTTTTACGTTACTGcatatttttcatatgtttcttttGCAAGATTTAAGAAGCTTGTTTCATAAAGAAGCTGATACTCTCAGGATGTGTCTACATCAGCATTTTAGTTAGACCAGGATCCTACTCCTGAAGCAGTTGTCCCCACTTGCTAGGCTGTTCATGTTGTGGAGCAGACTTGGAGTGCAAGACTGAGACCTTGTCTCAGTGTGAGGATTACCGTTAAATAAACCCTTACTGTGGTCTTGCTCCTACTGAGCATTCAGTCCTTGGGGCTATACTGGAGTGAACAGGGCAATAACCCCCCCCTTGAAGCAGCTATGGGCTTCAGCACCAACTGTTGGGGCTTTTTGCTAATCTAGACCAAGGTAAGTCCTGTGAGGATCCCGGGCTGTCGTCTCcatgaggaaaaaaccaaaaacctgtgCTTCACGATGAGACGCAGAATCTTCTCTGTGTTTGGTGCCACCACATGTGTTATCTCGCATGCTGCATTTGTGTGATTTCACGTGGCACCGAGTGGGCTTCTGTGGGGCTACAGGGCACCTGCACAGTGGTATTACTGATCCCTTGTTGATACTGTCACCAACAAATGCTAACCTTGAGCTTACCGGCACAACCTCACAGTGGGCTTATGTTACAGCTGTTCATGTGCTTtaagctgcagggaaaaaaaaaaaaatctgagtaaaaATGCTTTTCCCTGAGTTTACACCAGCACTGGGCAAGCTGCAGTCTCTAAAGATATCTTCAGCTTTCTTACAGCGATAGGGAAAGGGATTTTTGGCTGACAACTTAGATCAAATTACCTTATGTCCTCCACTTTAGCCGTTTGTCCTGTAGAAGCAGAACTATTCAAGAGCAAAAAGGTTAGCAATGAGGTGGCTCAATACCTGATCTTGCAGATGCAGCAGGTAATTAAACACTGGGCTTCCTGATGTCTAGGGTGGGCGTGCAAACACCAGTGTGGCTGTGAGTGTGCAGAAATTCCCTGTGAACCATTAACTGCAGGACAAGACTCTTCTATATATCCGCAAttgtaaataaatgaataaataaaatccttctcGGTATTTCAAAACACCTAGTATGTAACCCATGTAGAGtggagaatttggaaaaaaatcttccagtgGGTGTTTTCACAAGCTGAAATTAAGCATTAAAGGTGTTTGCTTCTAAGGGAAGATCCTGGTTGAAGGTGCCCCCCAGTGCCTTCAAACGAGTATGGGAATGCTGAAATGTTGACACACAAGAAGAGGAAACTGTATTCTCTGCCTCTGTGGGATGATGATGCCTGGTCAGTGCCTATTGATTTTCTGTatgattccttttatttttatttcaagagaaGACAACAAGGGGAGCAGTGAGTTCTCATGCTGCTTTTAAGCTCGTATCACAGTTCGCTGCATCGCTGCTGAAATCTCACAGACAGCCCAGATTTGTTAGCAATGGGTGAGAAATAATTTGCAGAAATGGTAGGTGAGGAGGTACCCTCCTCTCATTTTTAGAAGGCAGCGTTCAGCCCATGGATAGGACAGTGCGTCTGTCGTTACGTGGTGCTTCCTCGAGGGCAGGATGGGAAATTAAATGAAGGTGATGTGGGAAGTTGAGACCTGCCACAAGGGAGTGTTTGTGGCCTTGGCTTATTGTTATACTTAGTTAGGATTATGATTATTATCAGTGTTGTTACAAAAGTATAAGTCTTAATATGAACCCAGAGCGATCCGGCTAATTTTCCTACCTACAGGTGTGTAAGGCACCGTCCCATTGAAACAGTTGTGTCTGTGGGTAGACACCTCTACAACTTTAACTGTTTACCATGATGACCTTTTCTAACCCAGAGATGAAGGTATAGGTGGGGTGCAGTACAGGGTGGTAGGATCTGCTTTAtcttttccagctgtgttttaGTCAGTGCTGGTTTACTTGAGCCCGGACATTCACTGAGCTCTCATTCTAGGTTTTACATTGTTCTTCAAAGAACTGGCTTTAAAGATTAATTAGGGCAGGGGGGGGAGTGAGAGTGTGTGCCTGCAAGGGAAAGTGTGGCTGTGAACCTAGCATTAGAGCACTGAcctgaaaggagggagagaggaaggaaggggaggttTGAAAAGCATTCATGGTGGATTCTTTGAAGAGTAAGTATGATTACTGTCCTCTGAGGGAGGAATATGGAGATAATGTTGTATATGTGCTTGCTGAAGTGCTATGTAATTACATCAGGGGATTAGCAGTCAGGTTCCAGTCATGTAGATGCTAACAGCTGTATCTCATCTGATTTAGCACGGATGCACACCCTGAGAAGGATTATCCTTCTAAATTGTATTGAAGAAGAAATACTTGCGTGGTGATTTGCCGTCACTGATACACACATCGGCTGTTTTAGGCTGCCGTAACAGGCCTGTTTGAACAAAGAGATTCATTACCGAAGGTCACAGTAGCAGCGTATCTGCCATGGAGCTGGGACTGCACAAGTCATCAGCCTCATGCGAGATGGGGATTTGAATCACCGGGAGCTCCCTGCTAGCCTGGCATAGGCAAAATGAAGTGGGGAGATACATGTGTCGCTAAATCCAGCTGCACTTCTCATCATTCGGACTGGAGTTTTTTTCTACGTCTTCCAAAGCAGCCTTTTCTCTAAAACGTACAGAAATAAGTTGTCGCTACAGtaattccatttttcttataTCTATTCTGAAGCTCACAGAAGTATCAGAAAGATGTAAGGGGTTTCGGGGGGGTGAGAGGGGCCATTGGGGAGAAAAGATGATAAATCTGAAAATACCGAAATGGTAAAtaactattttgaaatatttacttcATCTGTGGATCGAGACAAGAAgtcatttcttccctttgcagCAGAAAAGAGCTTTCAGTGTGTGTTCCTAACCTTCAGTTGTTCTCCCCGTGGACTATTGTGTATTAAAAGGAAGCAGGTTTTTGCTGCATAGCCCAGATGATTGCATGGCAAACGGCTTTGGTTTATGGcataatgttttttgtttaacACCTTTTTTATTCCAACAGGAAATATGGGATGtataaaatcaaaaaggaaagagaatcagCATGGAGATGGGCTAGATTTGAAGAATCAACCAGTACGTAAAACTGAACGAACTATTTATGTGAGGGATCCAACGTCCAATAAACAGCAAAGGCCAGTAAGTAGATAGTCTCAGGGGAGAATTCCAGTAGCAAGATCAAAGCATGACTGGCATAACTTAAATTTCAATCCAAAGCACATGCATGAGGAAATTCAAACGATCATTAGTACACAATTGGGCTCTTAGTGTTGCGCAGTTCACCCTCAATGAATAAgtacttaaagaaataaaaaataaaaatcagcggTTTGTTGCTTAATTACTTTGTTATGTTTGTGATAGTTTACTGCATGAAAACCGTAATCCTTGGAGATGCTTGGTCTAGATATAGCTACGTCTGTAGAAGAATGCTAGGTGACTTTAGAAAACCTGAAGTAGTTTAGaaccatttttaaaagcatcGCTGTTGCGTTTCTAATAGCTGTGGGATCCAGGTGTTAATTGTTCTGTTTAAAAAGGCTGAGATAATCACGGGCGGTTCTTCACCAGCTCTGGTCAACTTTCCTTTTATTCCCTGAAGGCCACTACTCGACGTGGCACGAGGGACATAGGTAAGGacgggaggggagcggagggcacagggagcagcactctgctgcaggaggaacagCCTCATGGTGGTTCCGTGTGTGCTGCCTGGCATTAGAAAGGAAGGGGAATCCCAGCGGCTACCAAGTGGGTTTGGTATTTTGCGGATTGAGTGGTACCTTTTGTTCTGTGCCTCCGCGAGTGAGGGCcgcccttctctcccctctcaccAGCTGACGCGGTGGGCTCACCGTGCTCTCACCGTGCTCTCAGTCAACGTACACACATCACAAACtaccatttacttttttttctttttaattacttcttttgtCTTGCACGATCTTAGCAGCATAACTGTGCTTTTAATTCTTTAGCATGACAGCTACGTGTTAGTAACTGTCCTGTTAAAGCGCCCTGCATAAATCCTCATcagcagatgacacaaagctgcgaACTTCCTCCCCACATCTTGTGTCACACCTTCCCGAGGTCTGAGCTGCTCAATTCAAAATCTAGTGGGgacttactgtatttttatctttGGAAGAATGGTGGGAAGAGATTGgagcatttccttttaatttaaggCGTGTAAGATGATACCAAAGCAACTGAATAATATGTAATTGTAATTGTAATGTAAGATTGTCGCAAAGATCTAAAACTGCTTAATTAAAGACATATTTTATTGTAGGCAAATCAAGAAGCACAGCTCTTACCAGGACAGCGGTTCATCACCGAAGGTATGTTTTCGTAGGACTCTTAACTGCTGTGTGCTGTGCCCATGTCAGCCTGCGAAATAATGCAAACGTGCCTTTGGCTTTCTGCCTTTGTAGAAACAGAGGAGCATGGAGTCATTGTGGTAGCTTTGTATCCCTATGATGGCATTCATGAAGATGACTTGTCcttcaaaaaaggagaaaaattgaaAGTTATTGAGGAGTAAGTATGACTGTACTGATTGTATTGTAGTTTTTCTTTGGACTCATCTAATTACCTTTATAATTTTTTGGTATCCTAGTCAAAACATGAGTGTATTAATGGTAAGGGAGCTCCCTTATGTGTAAACACAAATGCATGTGGAGCTGTTGGTAGGACTTGGCATCTGCCCTTGGCAACAGCGACCAAACATTGATGTGGTGGAGCCAATGGCTTCGAAGGGGGCTTGAGTTCAGAGAAAAgatgctgcttctctctgcagcgCGGGTGAAGCTCTCAGCACAGTAGAAGCCAAATAACACTTtataattttcctttcctgtgaatactagtgttgtttgtttttcaggctggGAGAATGGTGGAGAGCAAAATCACTCACAACAAGGAAAGAAGGCTTCATTCCCAGCAACTACGTAGCAAAAGTAAACACCTTGGAAACAGAAGAGTGAGTTCTCCCAAGCACTAAATCCTGGCAAATTACTTCTTCACCCTGGTGGTGTATCCTTTGTGGGGGAAAGAAATggttctaactctctgaaatttttttcagaTGGTTCTTCAAAGACATAACCCGAAAAGATGCCGAAAGACTACTCCTGGCTCCTGGAAATGGTCCTGGAGCTTTCCTTATCAGGGAAAGTGAAACATTAAAAGGTAGGCTTTGGGGTGGGTTACTTTGGAATTGAATTAAAAACATACAGTCAGTCTTCACAAAAATTGGCATGAAGTGGCACTGGGTGTGGCGTAGTCCTCATGTGTCCTATTGCGTGACTTTTCTCCAGTTCTGTAGGAGTGAGAAGGATAAGAAAATCACCAGGAAAAGAGACAAGAGAGAGAGCTTCAGGTTCACACACAAAGTtgagttagggaaaaaaaaaaagtgtgtgtgtgtgtatgtctgcaTGTGTGGTTACACTGACAAGTAGCAGGAATGAATTCAGAGATCTTTTCCCTTCCTAACATTTGTGATTCCTTTACTGAAGGACAGTTTTCATTGTAAACAGCAGATGCTGCATTTTGTAGTCTTCCATTATTGGGTCTGTATCCATTGCTAcaagttttaaaatgtacttgGTGCATAATAAGGGGTTTATACTTCTGCACTGTCATGTgattagtgtgattttttttttccaaaagctttttggTAAAGGTTTCTGCTATAGACAGAGCTCTTTGTACTGTAAAGCTTAGTGAAGTCTCCAGACTctttggctgagattttcagaaaagaatagGAGGTTCTGTGTCTGGACTCTGACAACAGCCTGACTGGATTCTCCAGCTGGGTACTCTAACACTGTGTCCTCCAGAGAAAGATGCATGAATCCCTTCATCAAATTGAATGTCTATCGCCTCCACAGGCATTGGTTTTCTGGCCCTAACATTGATTAGGTACCTCTCTGTAATGGGCCCATATAGTTGTTTCTGTGCTCTCACATGAAGACTCCTAAATGAAGTTCTCAATGGAAGACTCCTAAATTCAACATTGGCTGCTGAAAGTAAGACAAAGTACCcccaaaacatttcttcctaTACCCTTCTGTCACTGGATCTGtgtgtggggagagggaaggtgcTGAGGTGGTTTCTTGTCAGTTGGAAATGGACAAGAATTGTACAAGTAGAAGAAACGAAGAGCTCTGTAGTTGAGGGTAGATGCTCTGCTGCCACATCTTAAATGTCAGCGGAGGTTAGGCTCCCTAGGACTAAGAGATCTGCCCTCCCGCCTCTGTGCCTCAAGCCACCTCCAAGGTACCCTTTTGTTTGGTCTGTGACATCCAGCGTCTTCCTTTTCCGAAATGCTGGTCTCTGAATTCCAGCTTCTGCCTGAGGAGTGTGACAGCCCTGGCCTTGTTTTCCCACTCTAGCTGGGGGGACCTGCTGCAGAAGTGGGCTTTGGACGTGGAGCTGTTGGGCTTATGGAACTCCTAGCTTTGTTGAATAAGATTGAAAAGTGTGACTGTAAGCATTTTGGTGACCAGTTCACGACCAGCTATTGGCCAACTTCCTCCTGTTGATTGCAAAACGCTTTTTCAGGAAATAagggagtaaaaagaaaaacagacaaaaaggtgATTTTGTTAGGCTCAACTGTATATGTGTGGACGCTGTAGACTTTTGCTATCTCCTAATGATCGTTCTTTCTTTCTCCACAGGCAGCTATTCTCTCTCCATAAGAGACTATGACCCACAGCACGGCGACGTTATTAAGCACTACAAAATTAGGAGTCTAGACAATGGAGGATTTTACATCTCTCCCAGAATAACTTTTCCCAACATCAACGATATGATCAAACATTATCAAAGTAAGTTGAATGGGTTTGTGGATTACTTAATAGAATACAGCCATTATTTcctgtaaaggaaaagaaatgctttcttgttttgtttcaaagcttttcatcttttttttttttttttttcctaaataaccCAGGCATGCATATTATCAAAGATAAAGTAAAACTGGTTGGAACCCAAGTAACGTTGTTATCATAATCAGACCTAACACTGCTTGCTCTGCAGCATACCATTGTGAAGTAAAGAATAGCTTTATAAAACACTTCATCAAAGTTATGATGATGTGAAACTACAGTAAGAATTGACTgcattgtaaataaataaattctgtatttgaaagtAAATTAGCATTCACAATTAGCAGAAATACGTATAGACTTGTGAGTATCTTCTTGCGGTGTTGGATGtggaattgtttttatttttcctgtattttttttatttgtttgtttgtttatttattgtgAATGGCATTTTGAAGGAAGTAAAAGTCCATTgacttcaaagaaagaaaattgtaccCACATAGAATGTATacattcattatttaaaaaaaaaaaaaaaaaaaaaataaaaggcccGGGGGAGGAAGGGACAAGTTTCTACCTATGTTTTAGCTACGAAAGTGACTTTTCATTCTGCAAAACCTCCTGTTGGGTAGCTCCAAAATATGTGGTTTTAGTCTTGTAACTGGGAagacagagatgaaaaatgtaGGACAGAAAATCACGTAGTGATTTTTCAAAGCCGCATTGAGACTTGGCTATGAGATTTCTCTGAATTGTCAGACGTGTGTGGTAATTCTTTGGCACAGCTGGAAAACCTGAGAATTATTCTACATTTGTATTAAAGTTGTAGCTGCTCTGTGTCTGGAGAGAAAAACTAATTGTGACCTACTTATGCTTGCATGCACATGCGTCTGAAACAATGCTGTACGAAAATTTAATGACAAATTCAGAATACAGGTTCCAAGCCTGACTCCAGTGTACATCATCATCAACATACTGACAGTAAACGTATCTTATATTTTATTTAGTTGGTACGAATTGTACTAAAAAACCCTTAATAATCTGATGGTAACCAGATGCACGTGACACTTCTTTATTAAATTTGTATCGGAATACCAAATTTCAGTTCAGAGGTGCTTAAAGTTAAGTGAGAGCACCAGAAAGGTTACATTTTCATCAAAACACctgattattttgaaaattattttgtgcagTGCACACCTGCAATTAAGTAATGTTTGTCTCAAGTCACGAGGAACAGAAGTGTAACAGACTtcctattttgtttttcctttgaaaaacagagcaATCAGATGGCTTATGCAGAAAGTTGGAGAAAGCTTGTATTAGTCCCAAGCCTCAAAAACCATGGGATAAAGACGCATGGGAAATTCCACGGGAATCAATTAAATTAGTGAAGAAACTGGGAGCTGGTCAGTTTGGAGAAGTCTGGATGGGTAAGTTCGTTCCTTTGGAAAGAGCATTTAAATCTGCTGAAAGAAGTGTCATTTCGGAGTCATTCACAATAGGAGTGGATGTGAACTTGGTCCGATAACCTTGTAAATCCGCAAAGTCAAGGCCAGAATATACCTTCTTGTGAGGAGAGggggtttgggagggggaagATATCTGACGTCATGGAAGAAATCCTTTGgtgtcttttaaaggaaaaaataatgactgAGTAAGCACTGTAATTTAGAGGGTTGAAgacaacagggttttttttggttgtgttttgtggggGAAGTAGAAGGTTATATTAAGATGTGACTCCTGACTCTCAAAATCAGTGGGCATCTCAGAACTTTGTTTCAAATCAGAAAGTggaaaagaactggaaatagaaagaaatcatGTCTTTTGGTGAATTATGTATAGAGTTTTCGTTGTCTCTTGGTAAAGAAGAGGCTGCAATATAATGCATGGGACTGCCACACTGGGTGAAAAACGGGGACACTTAATCCAAGATTATTACCCGCCAGAATGCTGCTGAGAAAGTAGGTGACTTATGTAGTAAGAAGATTAGAAATTGATCACCCTCTGCCTTGAACTATCATGCAGGTCCCCAGTAATGAAAGTGTTGTAAGACTTACAAGTTGAAAATGTTGATATATACCCAGCAAACAACGATAGCACTGATTATTATAACCATAATTAGCTTTGCTTATAAACAATCTTATTTTCTCAGCCTCAGTGAGCTCCTGCGGCAAGGGGCTATGACCGCTTTCTAATCACATGTCTGCAAAGATATTTAATCCTCTTGCTTTTGAAATGCTGTCTGTTCAGGGATCTGAGTATTCTTTTGGGTTCCATATTGCAGGTTTTGTGTGCTATTCATTACTTACACGCTTGTTAATGGTTACCATCTTATTTGAGGTAAACTATACCTTTCTCCCAAAGTCTTCAttatggtgtttttttcaggCTAGATGGTTGTCTCAACCCTTCCCTGAACTCCTTTTTGGAGGTTATATTAAAATAGTTATAAAATTATTAATGGAATGGGgttttttagttgctttttttgttttgttttgctttattttttaaacaagatgcTATAGGCAAGACATTTCTGAGCAACTTAATAGCATATCCCAAAACTTACTAGAAGATGTAAAATTATGAAGGGGTCTCTGATGATGCTCGGGAGTGCAGCAGGCTAACAGGAATGTCATTGCGTTGGAGAGACGCTCTCCTTTAGAAAAGCAGAGCACAGAGGAGTGTTGTTTGAGTAGCAAATTCCACACACAGCTATAGCGTCAATCAGAAAGCTCTAATCCAGTCATAGGTGCAATCTTTTGACATAAATCATGTTAAAAATGCAAGCAACGCATCTCTGTAATATAATATAGCCAAATGCAACCTTTTATCTGCCTTCACAAGAAAAGGTTTAAGAAACCTTCTAGCTATGATACACGAGTGACAATTTACATACTAGTTAAGACAAGCGTCAGCCACTGTGCAGGTTTTTTCTGTCTAATAAAACAGGCCAAGAAATGTTTAACTGACACTGAAACACTATGAAAGACTTAGTGGCAGAAGTTTATTGCCTGCTTGAAAAATGTAAATCATTTTGGGAAGTGACTACTTCTGCACATGCCCACACAGAGGCGTAAAACTTTAAAAGGGTGTTTCTGGTTCAAGATGTTTCCTCTTGTTTGTGTCATTCTTTTAACATCTAAATTGGGCCTAACCCCTGCATCTGAATTGCCGCACTGTGAGAAAAATTAATGTACTGTGAAAGCGATGGCTGTGTTTCCTCTTCTCCGCTTTCTTTCTGAAGCGAGAGAGGCTGATTTGCATGGCGCAGGCCCTCTCGAATCAGGAGCCTGGTTAATCTTAGAACCAAGGAAGCTGAAGCTGGAAAAGACGTATTAGGTCAGCTGTGCAGCGGCGGGCGTCAGCAAACACTGTGTGTTGTAATGATCAACCAGGGGCATCAGGAGCTGTGTAGGGGTACGGAGAAATAACCTCGTCGTTTCTCTCCTGATTAGAGAGCGGGTTGTTAACGTCTCTCCTCATACAGAGCAAAATGATTTTTCAGCCATAGTGTGAATTAGAGAGAAATAGCGTTCCATGGTTTAATTACTACCTACGTTTCTTCTTGATAAAGGGTACTTGGAATTGTGGTTTCAGAGGGAACATTGTCCCATTTGGAGGAACTGGGCTCCCCAGTAGAGAAAcagagctactggagagagtccagtgaagggccacaaagacgatgaAGggaggagcacctctcctgtgaagaaaggccgagagacctgggactgttcagcctggagagaaggctcaggggggtcttatcaatgtatgtaaatacctgaagggagggtgcaaagaggatggagcccggctctttttagtggtgcccagtgacgggaccagaggcaatgggcacaaactgaagcacaTGAGGTTCCCTCTGAAGATCAGGAAAACCATTTTCACTGTGTGAGTGACCAAGTGCTGGCagagattgcccagagaggttgtggagtcttggATATCCTTGGaacatccttggagatattcaaaagccaactggacacagtcctggacaaccagctctaggtggccctgcttgatcaggggggttggaccagatgcccTGCAGAGGCCCCTTTCAACCtcagcccttctgtgattctgtgatatatggGAAGACAGAGAGAATACTGTTACTGCATCGTGAAGATATGCCAGCATATCTTTTATAGTCTTTTCTTTCCGGTTTGTCCATAAGTACCCTTTGGGTTTCCAAGTTGACATCTTCCTCTTGCACATTTTGGAGGGAGTCAGCTTATATTATGGGAGGACTAAGGAACAAAAAGcagacccccatgtcccccaagcTCTCGGCTGCGCTGCTGTGTGACCTGTGCAGAGAATCTGTGTCACTTACAAAGTGGGCAGGTGactctcctccagctctgtgaaGAGTTTCTTCTACAGAGAGAAAACTTGCTATGAAGGATCATCGATTTctcagttttgtgtgttttgtgtatcACTTCCAAGtgcatttcatttctctcttcatTACAGCAATGTgtaattttatacattttataaagACTTTCTGGTTTTAGTATACCAAGTCagtgtttatgtgtgtgttttgggcATCAGCTGTGCTGACATgatagatgaaaaaaaaccagcatggcAGAGTGGTGTTCACATTTTATGCCCTGCACCACGGA includes these proteins:
- the LYN gene encoding tyrosine-protein kinase Lyn isoform X1, which encodes MDMELSLTCTYRNMGCIKSKRKENQHGDGLDLKNQPVRKTERTIYVRDPTSNKQQRPANQEAQLLPGQRFITEETEEHGVIVVALYPYDGIHEDDLSFKKGEKLKVIEELGEWWRAKSLTTRKEGFIPSNYVAKVNTLETEEWFFKDITRKDAERLLLAPGNGPGAFLIRESETLKGSYSLSIRDYDPQHGDVIKHYKIRSLDNGGFYISPRITFPNINDMIKHYQKQSDGLCRKLEKACISPKPQKPWDKDAWEIPRESIKLVKKLGAGQFGEVWMGYYHNSTKVAVKTLKPGTMSVQAFLEEANLMKTLQHDKLVRLYAVVTKEEPIYIITEFMAKGSLLDFLKSDEGSKLLLPKLIDFSAQIAEGMAYIERKNYIHRDLRAANVLVSDLLMCKIADFGLARVIEDNEYTAREGAKFPIKWTAPEAINYGSFTIKSDVWSFGILLYEIVTYGKIPYPGMSNSDVMVALQRGYRMPRMETCPAELYDIMKTCWKDKAEERPTFDYLQSVLDDFYTATEGQYQQQP
- the LYN gene encoding tyrosine-protein kinase Lyn isoform X2, which codes for MGCIKSKRKENQHGDGLDLKNQPVRKTERTIYVRDPTSNKQQRPANQEAQLLPGQRFITEETEEHGVIVVALYPYDGIHEDDLSFKKGEKLKVIEELGEWWRAKSLTTRKEGFIPSNYVAKVNTLETEEWFFKDITRKDAERLLLAPGNGPGAFLIRESETLKGSYSLSIRDYDPQHGDVIKHYKIRSLDNGGFYISPRITFPNINDMIKHYQKQSDGLCRKLEKACISPKPQKPWDKDAWEIPRESIKLVKKLGAGQFGEVWMGYYHNSTKVAVKTLKPGTMSVQAFLEEANLMKTLQHDKLVRLYAVVTKEEPIYIITEFMAKGSLLDFLKSDEGSKLLLPKLIDFSAQIAEGMAYIERKNYIHRDLRAANVLVSDLLMCKIADFGLARVIEDNEYTAREGAKFPIKWTAPEAINYGSFTIKSDVWSFGILLYEIVTYGKIPYPGMSNSDVMVALQRGYRMPRMETCPAELYDIMKTCWKDKAEERPTFDYLQSVLDDFYTATEGQYQQQP